Genomic segment of Posidoniimonas corsicana:
CTCGTTTGAGCCCAATCAGACCGACTTCTCCGTAGACCGCTACGGCGCCGAGTTCGACCGCGCCCTGCAGTCCGCCAGCACGTTCGGCGGCGCGGCGGTGGTGATCCGCGGACACTCCGATCCGACCAAGACGCTGGTGCAGGCTATCAAGGCGGGTCTCGGGAAGGGGATTATCCGTCGCACCGGCCAGCAAGGAAACTACCGTTACTTTCTCAACTCCCAGGGCGGCGCGCGCGAGCTGGACCTCAGCCAGACCGGTGAGATGGTGCGGCTGATCAAGTCGGGCGCCTTTGAGGGCGCCAGCGACAGCCCGCTGCAGACCATGCAGGCCGCGCTAAATCTATCGCTGGCTCGGGCGGAGCAGGTGAAGCAGGCGATCGTCAAGCACGCCGAGCAGGAGGGCGTGAGCGTCAACCTGTCGCAGCTGCAGCCGGTCGGCGCTGGCATCTCCGACCCGGTCATCTCGAAGCCGTCCAACATGGCCGAGGCGCGGCAGAACATGCGGGTCGAGTTCCGCATCGTGAAGGTCAACCCCGAAGAGCTGTCGGAGACCGACTTCGACTTCTAGCGGCTTGGGCGACCGGGGTGATTCGTACCTAGGAGACAAGGCATGTTGCGCACATACATCCCAGCGATGCTCGGCCTCGCACTGCTGACCAGCACGGCCCACGCCGCCGGCGACCTCAACATCGTGGTGATCCTCGACAACTCTGGGTCGATGGCCGAGCGGATGCCCACCGGGGGCACGCGGATCGAGGCCGCCAAGCAGGCGTTGCTGCGGGTGCTGGAGCAGACCCCAGAAGGGGCCAGTGTCGGCGTGCTGCTGCTCAACCCCGGCCCCAGCGGGCCGTGGCTCGTGCCGCTGGGACCGGTTGACCAGCAGGCCACCCGCGCCGCGGTAAGCGGCCTGCGAGCCAACGGCCGCACGCCGCTGGGCGGGGCCATGAAGACCGCCGCCGACGCCTTGCTGAAGGTCCGCGAGGGCCAACGCTACGGCGACTACAAGCTGTTGGTGGTGTCCGATGGCGAAGCCACCGACGGCAATCTGGTTGAACGGTACCTCCCGCAGATCCAGTCGCGGGGGCTGCTG
This window contains:
- a CDS encoding vWA domain-containing protein — its product is MLRTYIPAMLGLALLTSTAHAAGDLNIVVILDNSGSMAERMPTGGTRIEAAKQALLRVLEQTPEGASVGVLLLNPGPSGPWLVPLGPVDQQATRAAVSGLRANGRTPLGGAMKTAADALLKVREGQRYGDYKLLVVSDGEATDGNLVERYLPQIQSRGLLVDVIGVAMPNRHSLATRASTYRKADDPASLEKAISAVVLGESSGGASDDAGESDFELLAPIPGEVATAVIAALTTAENAPIGSGSPRRNRSPQSQTRQSPPAPGPQHAGNAQGQAVPPPDDDGFSLSTLFIAGFILFVVLRVVSTIGKAR